A region from the Chloroflexia bacterium SDU3-3 genome encodes:
- a CDS encoding NACHT domain-containing protein — protein METQHNPFTQRGAIRDPRFFAGRWGELSLLFGAMEQRMPVAVVGVAGVGKSSLLHHVAQSAAVNLEQLDLIAISLDLAGAATSSAAEVYRLIIRALAQPGETPTALLRALAGTPAPVLVCLDNAEQALPTAWGAELLDSLARLARGGHLLLACAFGTEPPALGERFALVRLGAFAQAEVRLFTEAYLEGTGVAFGPRNLQQLYQLSLGHPAYMQRAAYHLFQAAQQPSYPWARAYLDEARDMPIPGSPLPPQVFAAAAAAGEAAFTLDTGEGQRQTPPAPATMEIEAPPTWVVAALVGLVILVIVLALR, from the coding sequence ATGGAAACTCAGCATAATCCGTTCACCCAGCGGGGGGCCATCCGCGACCCGCGCTTCTTTGCTGGGCGCTGGGGCGAGCTGTCGCTGCTGTTCGGCGCGATGGAGCAGCGCATGCCGGTGGCGGTAGTGGGGGTGGCCGGGGTGGGGAAGTCGTCGCTGCTGCACCATGTGGCGCAGTCGGCGGCGGTGAATCTGGAGCAGCTCGACCTGATCGCGATCTCGCTCGATCTGGCGGGCGCGGCCACATCCAGCGCCGCCGAGGTCTACCGCCTGATCATCCGCGCGCTGGCCCAGCCCGGCGAGACGCCGACGGCGCTGCTGCGCGCCCTGGCCGGCACGCCAGCGCCGGTGCTGGTGTGCCTCGACAACGCCGAGCAGGCGCTTCCCACTGCCTGGGGCGCCGAGCTGCTCGACAGCCTGGCGCGGCTGGCGCGCGGCGGCCATCTGCTGTTGGCCTGCGCCTTCGGGACCGAGCCGCCCGCGCTGGGCGAGCGCTTCGCGCTGGTGCGGCTGGGGGCCTTCGCGCAGGCCGAGGTGCGGCTGTTCACCGAGGCCTACCTTGAGGGTACGGGGGTGGCCTTCGGCCCGCGAAACCTGCAGCAGCTCTACCAGCTGAGCCTGGGCCACCCCGCCTACATGCAGCGCGCGGCCTACCATCTCTTCCAGGCGGCGCAGCAGCCTAGCTACCCCTGGGCCAGGGCCTACCTCGATGAGGCGCGCGACATGCCCATCCCAGGGTCGCCGCTGCCACCGCAGGTGTTCGCCGCCGCCGCCGCAGCGGGCGAGGCCGCCTTCACGCTGGACACCGGCGAGGGCCAGCGCCAAACGCCGCCAGCGCCCGCCACCATGGAGATCGAAGCGCCGCCCACCTGGGTGGTGGCGGCGCTGGTGGGCCTGGTGATTCTGGTGATCGTGCTGGCGCTGCGCTAG
- the rpsB gene encoding 30S ribosomal protein S2 — protein MTQATQRLIPLKSLLEAGAHFGHQTKRWNPKMKPYIFAGRNGIHIIDLQKTTAGLTDAYRFVTETVAAGGKILFVGTKKQAQDVIAEEAGRASQLYITQRWLGGTLTNFSTMRKRLRYLNDLEAQRDRGDFAKLTKAEGLKLEQEIEKLNRVFAGLKTMDRLPSALFIVDPHKEDLAVKEAVKVGIPIVAMVDTNCDPDPINYIIPCNDDAIRSIRLITGKIADAAVEGSTRRETSQADAMRGGQYDAQPVEQAEAAETEAAE, from the coding sequence ATGACCCAGGCAACGCAGCGGCTCATCCCCCTCAAGTCCCTGCTTGAGGCAGGCGCTCACTTCGGGCACCAGACGAAGCGCTGGAACCCCAAGATGAAGCCCTATATCTTCGCAGGGCGCAATGGCATCCACATCATCGACCTGCAGAAGACCACGGCTGGCCTGACCGACGCCTACCGCTTCGTCACCGAGACGGTGGCCGCTGGCGGCAAGATCCTGTTTGTCGGCACCAAGAAGCAGGCCCAGGATGTGATCGCCGAGGAGGCCGGGCGCGCTAGCCAGCTCTACATCACCCAGCGCTGGCTCGGCGGCACGCTCACCAACTTCAGCACCATGCGCAAGCGGCTCCGCTACCTCAACGACCTTGAGGCCCAGCGCGACCGCGGCGACTTCGCCAAGCTTACCAAGGCCGAGGGCCTGAAGCTTGAGCAGGAGATCGAGAAGCTGAACCGCGTGTTCGCTGGCCTCAAGACGATGGATCGCCTGCCCTCGGCCCTCTTCATCGTGGATCCCCACAAGGAAGATCTGGCGGTGAAGGAGGCGGTGAAGGTTGGTATTCCGATCGTCGCGATGGTGGACACCAACTGCGATCCGGATCCGATCAACTATATCATCCCCTGCAACGACGACGCGATCCGCAGCATCCGCCTGATCACCGGCAAGATCGCCGACGCCGCCGTGGAGGGTTCCACCCGCCGCGAGACCTCGCAGGCCGATGCCATGCGCGGTGGCCAGTACGATGCGCAGCCGGTCGAGCAGGCCGAGGCCGCCGAGACCGAGGCCGCCGAGTAA
- a CDS encoding elongation factor Ts — protein sequence MAEITGQMVKELRERTGAGIKDCKDILTQTEGNMDKAIAILREKGLKVSEKVADRAANEGRVEVYIHPGNRLAALVEVDCETDFVGRNEDFIKLCGALAMQIAAMNPRYIRPDEVPADAIEASGEKPEKFYENYVLLNQPFVRDPSKTIEDLVKDTVAKVRENIIIRRFVRYEIGG from the coding sequence TTGGCAGAGATTACAGGACAGATGGTGAAGGAGCTGCGCGAGCGCACCGGTGCCGGCATCAAGGACTGCAAAGACATCCTGACCCAGACCGAAGGCAATATGGACAAGGCCATCGCCATCCTGCGCGAGAAGGGCCTGAAGGTCAGCGAGAAGGTCGCCGACCGCGCCGCGAACGAGGGCCGCGTGGAGGTCTACATCCACCCCGGCAACCGCCTGGCCGCCCTGGTCGAGGTCGACTGCGAGACCGACTTTGTGGGCCGCAACGAGGACTTCATCAAGCTCTGCGGCGCGCTCGCCATGCAGATCGCCGCGATGAACCCGCGCTACATCCGCCCCGACGAGGTGCCCGCCGATGCGATCGAGGCCAGCGGCGAGAAGCCCGAGAAGTTCTACGAGAACTACGTGCTGCTCAACCAGCCCTTCGTCCGCGACCCCTCCAAGACCATCGAGGACCTTGTCAAAGACACCGTCGCGAAGGTTCGTGAGAACATCATCATCCGCCGCTTCGTCCGCTACGAGATCGGCGGCTAA
- a CDS encoding UMP kinase, translated as MTQPIYRRVLLKMSGEALAGDKSNTLDQSVLDYYAQEIKSVHRHGVEVAVVLGGGNIWRGNKAISRGMDAAQSHYMGMLATVINALALQDALERHGVFTRAMTAISMDEVAEPYIRRRATRHLEKGRVIILAAGTGNPYFTTDSAAALRAAEMHAEVILMAKNGVDGIYSADPRHDPSATKFGHITYMEALSRGLTVMDSTALTFCMDNKLPIIVFDSMQVGSIERIVLGEQLGTLVSSGE; from the coding sequence ATGACACAACCCATCTACCGCCGGGTGCTGCTGAAGATGAGCGGCGAGGCCCTGGCCGGTGACAAGAGCAACACCCTCGACCAGTCGGTCCTCGACTACTACGCCCAGGAAATCAAGTCTGTCCATCGCCACGGTGTTGAGGTGGCAGTCGTCCTCGGCGGGGGCAATATCTGGCGGGGCAACAAGGCCATCTCTCGCGGGATGGACGCCGCGCAGTCGCACTACATGGGCATGCTGGCCACCGTGATCAACGCGCTGGCCCTGCAGGACGCCCTAGAGCGCCACGGCGTGTTCACGCGCGCGATGACCGCCATCAGCATGGATGAGGTTGCCGAGCCATACATCCGCCGCCGCGCCACCCGCCATCTCGAAAAGGGCCGCGTGATCATCCTGGCGGCGGGCACTGGCAACCCCTACTTCACCACCGACTCCGCCGCCGCCCTACGCGCGGCAGAGATGCACGCCGAGGTTATCCTGATGGCGAAAAACGGTGTCGACGGCATCTACAGCGCCGATCCCCGCCACGACCCCTCGGCCACCAAGTTTGGGCACATCACATACATGGAGGCGCTGAGCCGCGGCCTGACGGTGATGGACAGCACCGCTCTCACCTTCTGTATGGATAATAAGCTGCCGATCATCGTCTTTGACTCGATGCAGGTCGGTTCGATCGAGCGGATCGTGCTGGGCGAGCAGCTGGGGACGCTGGTCAGCAGCGGCGAATAG
- a CDS encoding ribosome recycling factor — MISDIQRETEGKMKKTVEALRHSLSSIRTGRASPALVEDLEVEAYGSTMPLNQLAGVNIPEAKMIIIQPYDAGTLKAIEKAIQNSDLGLNPSNDGRIIRLVLPALTQERRKELTKQVKARVEESKVALRNIRRESLEDVKKLLADKQISEDEQRRGQEKLQELTDRYTRELDAVGSAKETEVMEV, encoded by the coding sequence ATGATCAGTGACATCCAACGCGAAACCGAAGGCAAAATGAAAAAGACCGTCGAAGCGCTGCGCCACAGCCTGAGCAGCATTCGCACGGGCCGAGCGTCGCCGGCACTCGTTGAGGACCTGGAGGTCGAGGCCTATGGGTCGACGATGCCGCTGAATCAGCTCGCCGGGGTGAACATCCCCGAGGCTAAGATGATCATCATCCAGCCCTACGACGCCGGGACGCTCAAGGCCATCGAGAAGGCCATCCAGAACTCGGATCTGGGCCTGAACCCCTCGAACGACGGGCGGATCATCCGGCTGGTGCTGCCCGCGCTCACCCAAGAGCGCCGCAAGGAGCTGACCAAGCAGGTGAAGGCCCGCGTGGAGGAGAGCAAGGTGGCGCTGCGCAACATCCGCCGCGAGTCGCTGGAGGATGTGAAGAAGCTGCTTGCCGACAAGCAGATCTCTGAGGATGAGCAGCGCCGCGGCCAGGAGAAGCTCCAGGAGCTAACCGACCGCTACACCCGCGAGCTGGATGCTGTTGGCTCGGCCAAAGAGACCGAGGTCATGGAGGTCTAG
- a CDS encoding isoprenyl transferase — protein sequence MSSEANAYSRVPKHIAIIMDGNGRWAKQRGLPRLAGHRAGTENIRRIVTESVEQGVRCLTLYAFSTENWTRPSAEVEGLMLILSEFMDRELQNLHREGAQIRHLGSMENVSPALQRKIQNACDLTRDNTRITLAVAFNYGGRADITHAVRRLVASGISADEITEEQIAAHLSTQGMPDPDLVIRTSGELRLSNFLIWQAAYSEYWTTPVYWPEFGPLQLRQAIQEYGQRERRFGGLIKS from the coding sequence ATGTCGTCAGAAGCGAACGCGTATTCTCGCGTGCCGAAACATATTGCGATCATCATGGATGGCAATGGCCGCTGGGCCAAGCAGCGCGGGCTTCCCCGCCTGGCAGGCCACCGCGCCGGCACGGAAAATATCCGCCGGATTGTGACCGAGAGTGTGGAGCAGGGCGTCCGCTGCCTGACTCTCTACGCCTTCTCGACCGAGAACTGGACACGCCCCTCCGCCGAGGTGGAGGGCCTGATGCTCATCCTGAGCGAGTTCATGGATCGCGAGCTGCAGAACCTGCACCGCGAGGGCGCGCAGATCCGGCACTTGGGCAGCATGGAAAACGTGTCGCCCGCGCTGCAGCGCAAGATCCAGAACGCCTGCGATCTGACCCGCGACAACACGCGGATCACGCTGGCGGTGGCCTTCAACTACGGCGGCCGGGCCGATATCACCCACGCGGTGCGCCGCCTGGTGGCCAGCGGCATCTCGGCGGATGAGATCACCGAGGAGCAGATCGCGGCCCACCTCTCGACCCAGGGCATGCCCGACCCCGACTTGGTGATCCGCACCAGCGGCGAGCTTCGGCTCTCGAACTTTCTGATCTGGCAGGCGGCCTATAGCGAATACTGGACCACGCCAGTCTACTGGCCAGAGTTCGGGCCGCTGCAACTGCGACAGGCGATCCAGGAATATGGACAACGCGAACGCCGATTCGGCGGCCTCATCAAAAGCTAA
- a CDS encoding phosphatidate cytidylyltransferase: MASAAVLLPVIIIIVWWNYWAMSLVLGAVVVLALLELYGTYTHGGYRPHTWVGIAGALGLVASVALRPILGGFDLLGLVITLLIAGSLTATLSRSSEERGLASWALTVAGAIYVGWMYSFVLSLRLLETPLRPSFLAGLGLPSGAAWLFGVMAITWLQDTFAYFVGKRFGKHKMAPALSPKKTWEGAAGGMLGAFAGALAGIYLFCLPLSLPQAALLALVGGVVGPVGDLAESLMKRQVGLKDAGNIIPGHGGLLDRSDSLLFTAPILYYIILLLHFH, encoded by the coding sequence GTGGCCAGCGCCGCCGTGCTGCTGCCGGTGATCATCATCATCGTGTGGTGGAACTACTGGGCGATGTCGCTGGTGCTGGGCGCGGTGGTGGTGCTGGCCCTGCTCGAGCTGTACGGCACCTACACCCACGGCGGCTATCGCCCGCACACCTGGGTCGGCATCGCGGGCGCGCTGGGCCTGGTGGCCAGCGTGGCGCTGCGCCCCATCCTAGGCGGCTTCGACCTGCTGGGCCTGGTGATCACGCTGCTGATCGCAGGCAGCCTGACCGCCACGCTGTCGCGTAGCTCGGAGGAGCGTGGGCTGGCGAGCTGGGCGCTGACCGTGGCTGGCGCGATCTATGTGGGCTGGATGTATAGCTTCGTGCTCAGCCTGCGCCTGCTGGAGACGCCGCTCCGCCCCTCTTTCCTGGCGGGCCTGGGCCTGCCGTCCGGCGCGGCCTGGCTGTTTGGCGTGATGGCGATCACGTGGCTGCAGGATACCTTCGCCTACTTTGTGGGCAAGCGCTTTGGCAAGCACAAGATGGCCCCCGCCCTGTCGCCCAAGAAGACCTGGGAGGGCGCTGCTGGCGGGATGCTGGGCGCGTTCGCCGGAGCGCTGGCGGGCATCTACCTGTTCTGCCTGCCGCTCTCGCTGCCCCAGGCCGCGCTGCTGGCGCTGGTGGGCGGCGTGGTCGGCCCGGTGGGCGATCTGGCCGAGTCGCTGATGAAGCGCCAGGTGGGCCTGAAGGATGCGGGCAACATCATCCCTGGCCACGGCGGCCTGCTCGACCGCTCCGACAGCCTGCTGTTTACCGCCCCCATCCTCTACTACATCATTCTACTGCTGCACTTCCACTAG
- a CDS encoding site-2 protease family protein, giving the protein MLAVLVLVHELGHFLTARWLGIAVDEFGIGFPPRAKVLFEHKGVQYTLNWLPIGGFVRFGGDGESLYGAGGSLAAAAPWKKILVLLAGPLMNLLLTYLIYCGLMFANGVPHQLGGITLDGVVAGTPAARAGFQAGDSVIAMNGQEIGTDINVIRSIAEQNTDTPISALVLRDGAEQTLTVTPGQWTDPETKKVFESGFGFSYSSRVEYLPVSPFGALVVGAQQTGTTLQSFVAAIGKLVGGLVGHNEPVPGGFTGVVGMARGTGEVIEKHGATGFWEWMALISLNLFLFNLLPIPALDGSHILFSLVELARRGKKIPPEKEALVHAVGFAMLMGLMVVVTISDVANWIGGGSVLGQ; this is encoded by the coding sequence ATGCTTGCGGTGCTGGTGCTGGTGCACGAGCTTGGGCACTTTCTCACCGCGCGCTGGCTGGGTATCGCGGTCGATGAGTTTGGCATTGGCTTCCCCCCTCGCGCCAAGGTGCTGTTCGAGCACAAGGGCGTGCAATATACATTGAACTGGCTACCTATCGGTGGATTTGTGCGCTTCGGCGGCGATGGCGAGTCGCTGTATGGCGCTGGCGGCAGCCTGGCCGCAGCCGCGCCGTGGAAAAAGATCCTGGTGCTGCTGGCTGGCCCGCTGATGAACCTGCTGCTTACCTACCTGATCTACTGCGGCCTGATGTTCGCCAACGGTGTGCCTCACCAGCTGGGTGGGATCACGCTGGATGGCGTGGTGGCGGGCACCCCGGCGGCTCGCGCTGGCTTTCAGGCGGGCGATAGCGTGATCGCTATGAACGGCCAGGAGATCGGTACCGACATCAATGTCATCCGATCGATCGCCGAGCAGAACACCGATACGCCGATCTCGGCGCTGGTGCTGCGCGATGGCGCAGAGCAGACGCTCACGGTCACCCCTGGCCAGTGGACCGACCCCGAGACCAAGAAAGTGTTTGAGAGCGGCTTTGGCTTCTCGTACAGCAGCCGCGTCGAGTATCTGCCGGTTAGCCCGTTTGGCGCACTGGTGGTAGGCGCACAGCAGACCGGCACCACGCTGCAGAGCTTTGTCGCAGCGATCGGCAAGCTGGTGGGTGGCCTGGTTGGGCATAACGAGCCGGTGCCGGGCGGCTTCACCGGGGTGGTGGGCATGGCGCGCGGCACGGGCGAGGTGATCGAGAAGCACGGCGCGACCGGCTTCTGGGAGTGGATGGCGCTGATCAGCCTCAACCTCTTCCTGTTCAACCTGCTGCCCATCCCCGCGCTGGATGGCAGCCACATCCTGTTTTCGCTGGTGGAGCTGGCGCGGCGCGGCAAAAAGATCCCGCCTGAGAAAGAGGCGCTGGTACACGCGGTTGGCTTCGCGATGCTGATGGGCCTGATGGTCGTCGTCACCATCTCGGATGTGGCCAACTGGATTGGTGGCGGATCGGTGCTTGGGCAATAG
- the cas4 gene encoding CRISPR-associated protein Cas4, whose protein sequence is MGISLGLALLVLAVACAIWASSIRRRTGLPWVPVRSQDVLGRELEKPLFSRRLGLTGKPDYLLEIGGALIPVEVKPSRRSPTPYDSDLMQLASYCLLIEETEGQPPPYGLLRYAQRTFRLNYTEQVREDVLALMDEMRALLDVADCARSHDESQRCRSCGFYTICDDAL, encoded by the coding sequence ATGGGCATCTCTCTTGGGCTGGCGCTGCTGGTGCTGGCGGTGGCGTGCGCGATCTGGGCTAGCTCCATCCGTCGACGTACCGGCCTGCCGTGGGTGCCGGTGCGCTCGCAGGATGTGCTGGGCCGCGAGCTAGAGAAGCCGCTGTTCTCGCGCAGGCTGGGGCTCACCGGCAAGCCCGACTATCTGCTGGAGATCGGCGGGGCGCTCATACCGGTGGAGGTCAAGCCCTCGCGCCGGTCGCCCACGCCCTACGACTCGGACCTGATGCAGCTGGCCAGCTACTGCCTGCTGATCGAGGAGACCGAGGGCCAGCCGCCGCCCTATGGCCTGCTGCGCTACGCCCAGCGCACCTTCCGGCTCAACTATACCGAGCAGGTGCGCGAGGATGTGCTGGCCCTGATGGATGAGATGCGCGCGCTGCTGGATGTGGCCGACTGCGCGCGCAGCCACGACGAGTCGCAGCGCTGCCGCAGCTGTGGCTTCTACACGATCTGTGATGACGCGCTGTGA
- a CDS encoding GerMN domain-containing protein has translation MEPSGHCPYLGLKQNRAIRFASPTTEHRCYVSGEPIDIPVNQASFCLAAGHVHCPLYTGSMLPTTQDVPAPPAEPPAQAEGGMRSWLATLAPRDRAIYTLMLVMLGLIGVISLTLGLRAIWGKGQASAAPTASPQLATLVPTDSTAHASVTVLPATPTVLPTTLPTSTPTLAATAQPTMGNVMFPPTQPAEPAPTQATSAAPSAAPSSTSAPSATPTAAPSATLPSRTPQSTPTATMAAASQQQLTLYFGDASGTLYIPVQRTVAVAQGREAEAAVRELIAGSRTGLVALVGPEVHLISAGVAGGTATINLDQRLGERAQQALVLTLTQLAGVQRVQLQVNGASSGQPASRPVLNPLNPDGLAEDTSMSEFLPLYFPLADGSHDVRVMRVVPKTKDTASATVQALLDGPGSYGPTLQRVIPQGTALRQLALDRATRVITVDLSEAFSRADSREAAVRNLVQSLTTLPDVRGVQILVEGKSLGDYWGEAYRSGFGRPQINPE, from the coding sequence TGGAACCATCTGGCCACTGCCCATACCTGGGCCTCAAGCAGAATCGTGCGATTCGCTTCGCCTCACCAACCACCGAACATCGCTGCTATGTGAGCGGCGAGCCGATCGATATTCCTGTCAATCAGGCGAGCTTCTGCCTTGCTGCCGGGCATGTGCACTGCCCATTATACACGGGTTCCATGCTCCCCACAACGCAGGATGTGCCCGCCCCCCCCGCCGAGCCGCCCGCCCAGGCCGAGGGCGGCATGCGCAGCTGGCTGGCCACGCTGGCCCCGCGCGACCGCGCGATCTACACCCTGATGCTGGTGATGCTGGGGCTGATCGGCGTCATATCGCTCACGCTGGGGCTGCGGGCGATCTGGGGCAAGGGCCAGGCATCCGCCGCGCCCACCGCCAGCCCACAGCTGGCCACCCTGGTTCCTACCGATAGCACAGCCCATGCCAGCGTCACGGTGCTGCCGGCCACGCCCACGGTGCTGCCCACCACGCTGCCTACCAGCACGCCCACGCTGGCCGCCACGGCCCAGCCCACCATGGGCAACGTGATGTTCCCGCCCACCCAGCCCGCCGAGCCAGCGCCCACGCAGGCCACCAGCGCCGCCCCGTCCGCAGCGCCCAGCAGCACCAGCGCGCCCAGCGCCACCCCGACGGCCGCGCCCAGCGCTACCCTGCCCAGCCGCACGCCGCAGAGCACCCCCACCGCCACCATGGCCGCAGCCAGCCAGCAGCAGCTCACGCTCTACTTCGGCGATGCGTCGGGGACACTCTACATCCCGGTGCAGCGCACGGTGGCGGTGGCCCAGGGGCGCGAGGCCGAGGCCGCCGTGCGCGAGCTGATCGCCGGATCGCGCACCGGCCTGGTGGCGCTGGTCGGGCCAGAGGTACATCTCATCAGCGCTGGGGTGGCCGGTGGTACCGCTACCATCAACCTCGACCAGCGGCTGGGCGAGCGTGCCCAGCAGGCCCTGGTGCTCACGCTCACCCAGCTGGCGGGGGTGCAGCGCGTGCAGTTGCAGGTGAACGGTGCCAGCAGCGGCCAGCCAGCCAGCCGCCCGGTGCTCAACCCGCTCAACCCCGATGGTCTGGCCGAAGACACCAGCATGTCCGAGTTCCTACCGCTCTACTTCCCGCTAGCCGATGGCAGCCACGACGTGCGAGTGATGCGCGTGGTGCCCAAGACCAAGGACACCGCCAGCGCCACCGTGCAGGCGCTGCTGGATGGCCCGGGCAGCTACGGCCCCACCCTCCAGCGCGTCATACCGCAGGGCACAGCGCTGCGCCAGCTGGCGCTCGATCGCGCCACACGGGTGATCACCGTCGACCTCAGCGAGGCATTCAGCCGGGCCGACAGCCGCGAGGCTGCGGTGCGCAACCTGGTGCAGTCGCTCACCACGCTGCCCGATGTGCGCGGGGTGCAGATTCTGGTCGAGGGGAAATCGCTGGGAGACTACTGGGGCGAGGCCTACCGCAGTGGCTTTGGCAGGCCCCAGATCAATCCTGAGTAG